From Gimesia panareensis, the proteins below share one genomic window:
- a CDS encoding adenylate/guanylate cyclase domain-containing protein — MIHLIAQGPRPGEKIEWQIPETKRMLLGRSAENDCAVPWDSTISRMHAEFTRHEDRFKIRCFPSVLNQIRYGDQFHSELVLPVGDIFQIGETHFQYIERATNSGVLQILDDLDTESGILTEASLRVTDFRIETVSKAVPRLWLSKDEGNLACQAGLLLKEVMTHADVVAVIQTDGPRKWGVAHWEQPVPGFRRVSIVRSLVRDALKTGETAIEVEKSRKGEPLANGRWAFCTPVKTEGNHQWCLYICGRFGEESPSHAYLSTEDLQEDLNLVELLAHMLSAIRRVRRLEDRFSGIEQFFSPAIIKVVSEENATHTLEPTETDTAVLFCDLRRFSHMTEKAGKNLHQFLDRLKNALGVMTQSIIHQHGVIADFQGDSALGFWGWPLPLTKGSIPACKAALKIQQMFKISNSTHFNELSGFEAGIGITRGNAIAGKIGTREQAKVGVFGPVVNLAARLESMTKQIGVPILIDEPTAMDVRNLLPESEGRCRHIGLFRPAGFESPFSVYELLPSEGKSTISNQNIQDFEAAVCAFIDGDWDSALELLGHLPPKDRAKDFLLLQIASHNYKAPDQWDGVISLKK, encoded by the coding sequence ATGATTCATCTGATCGCCCAAGGGCCCCGTCCCGGCGAGAAAATTGAATGGCAGATTCCAGAAACGAAAAGAATGCTCCTGGGACGCAGTGCAGAAAATGATTGTGCTGTCCCTTGGGATTCCACAATCTCCCGGATGCATGCTGAATTTACACGTCATGAAGATCGGTTCAAAATCCGCTGTTTTCCCAGCGTTTTAAACCAGATCAGGTATGGAGATCAGTTTCACAGCGAGCTGGTTCTTCCGGTCGGGGATATCTTTCAGATCGGTGAAACCCATTTTCAATATATTGAACGTGCAACCAACAGCGGCGTGTTGCAGATCCTGGACGATCTGGACACGGAATCCGGGATTCTGACGGAAGCCAGCCTGCGAGTCACCGATTTCCGCATTGAAACGGTGTCGAAAGCAGTGCCCCGCTTATGGCTCTCTAAGGATGAAGGGAATCTCGCATGCCAGGCGGGACTGCTCCTCAAAGAAGTGATGACTCACGCTGATGTCGTCGCGGTAATCCAGACCGATGGTCCTCGAAAGTGGGGCGTCGCGCACTGGGAACAGCCGGTACCCGGTTTTCGGCGCGTCTCTATCGTCAGATCACTGGTTCGGGATGCCTTAAAAACAGGTGAAACCGCGATTGAAGTCGAAAAGAGCCGCAAAGGAGAACCCCTGGCCAACGGACGCTGGGCCTTCTGCACTCCAGTGAAAACGGAAGGAAATCACCAATGGTGCCTGTATATCTGCGGTCGTTTTGGCGAAGAGTCTCCCTCACACGCATACCTCTCCACCGAAGATCTGCAGGAAGACCTGAACCTGGTAGAACTCTTGGCACACATGCTCTCTGCCATCCGCAGAGTCCGTCGACTGGAAGACCGCTTTTCCGGGATCGAACAGTTTTTTTCACCCGCGATTATTAAAGTCGTCTCCGAAGAAAATGCCACTCACACTCTGGAACCGACAGAGACCGATACAGCAGTTCTCTTCTGCGATCTCCGACGTTTTTCACATATGACGGAAAAAGCTGGCAAGAACCTGCACCAGTTTCTGGACCGTCTGAAAAATGCGCTCGGTGTCATGACCCAGAGTATTATCCATCAGCATGGTGTGATCGCCGATTTCCAGGGTGACAGCGCTCTGGGCTTCTGGGGCTGGCCGTTACCGCTTACAAAAGGTTCTATCCCGGCCTGCAAAGCAGCTTTGAAGATTCAGCAGATGTTCAAAATCTCCAACAGCACCCACTTTAATGAACTGAGTGGGTTTGAAGCTGGAATCGGCATCACTCGAGGAAATGCAATCGCCGGGAAAATTGGTACCCGGGAACAAGCGAAAGTCGGGGTTTTCGGCCCCGTTGTGAATCTGGCGGCCCGCCTGGAAAGTATGACGAAGCAGATTGGTGTCCCCATCCTGATTGATGAGCCAACCGCCATGGATGTGCGGAACCTGCTACCTGAGTCGGAAGGCCGCTGTCGGCACATCGGCCTGTTTCGACCCGCGGGATTCGAATCTCCCTTTTCCGTCTATGAGCTCTTGCCTTCAGAGGGGAAAAGCACGATCTCCAATCAGAATATTCAGGATTTTGAGGCAGCAGTCTGTGCCTTCATCGATGGAGACTGGGACAGTGCCCTGGAATTGCTGGGACATCTGCCACCAAAGGATCGGGCGAAAGATTTCCTGCTGTTACAGATCGCAAGCCACAATTACAAAGCGCCTGATCAATGGGATGGGGTCATCTCTCTCAAAAAATAG